The Blautia obeum ATCC 29174 region AAAATAGCGTATACCGATTATACAGCACCGACTTTTTCCCTGACGGAACCATTACGTTTTGCTATGAATACACAGGACATTATGGGAACACTTACCTGCGTGGATGTACTGGACGGAGACGTAACCGGAAAGATAAAGATGTCCAGTGAATATTATGTGCAGGCAGATACACCGGGGGAATATCCAATGGTCTATCAGGTGGCAAACAGTGCAGGAGACGTGCAGAAGCTCCCGGTAACAGTGGAAATTTATGATCCATCCAAGGAAGCACAGAAACCGCTGATTGAGTTGTCACAGTATCTTGTGTATACACCGACGGGGACTGCAATTGATCCATGGTCATACGTGGAGCAGATTACAATGGGTGGCATTAAATTTCAAAGAGGTGAGGACGGGGTGCTTCGTGATCCGAATCCTGCAGAAAAACAGGAACGTACTGCTATTACTGCAGATGAGGTGCAGATCACGAATCAGGCAGATTTTAATACTCCTGGCACATATGAAATCCTGTATCAGATTACGGACGACAGTGGGAAAGAAAGTGTAACCGGTCAGGTACGTCTGATCGTTGTGGTGAGATAGTGGGAAAGAGGAATTTATGGAAGAGAGAATAGACAACGAAACCGTTCAGCAGATAGACCTGATCAGCATGCTGAAAGACATTGGAAGAGAGTGGCTGACCATTCTTTTGCTGGCAATAGCTGCTGCATTGTTTGCAGATATCTGGATTTGTGCGACTTATCAGCCGGAATACCGAACTTCGACAACATTTGTTGTTACGGCAAAAGGTATGAATAACAATATATATCAGAATCTGAATTCGACAAAAGAGCTGGCAGGACAGTTTACTGAAATTCTGGGCAGTAATGTATTGAAGAAAAAAGTAGCGCAGGATCTGGGAGTGAACAGCCTGGAGGTGGAGACGTCGGTAGACCTTGTTCCGGAGACAAATCTGATCACACTTTCCGTTAAGGCTGGTACTGCAGCTGAGTCTTATCGAATACTGCAGTCCGTTATGGAAAACTATAATACGGTTTCCGATTATGCGATTAAAAATGTCATCATTGAGACGATTCAGCAACCATCTGTAGCCATGGCTCCGATCAATCCGTTGGATGAAAAAAGAACAGTCATGAAGGTATTTGCTGTGGCAGCCGGATGCCTGATAGCTTTATTGGCCGGAATTTCCTACATACGAGATACCATTAAAAATCCGGGAGAAGTATCCACAAAACTGGATACCCGTTTGCTTGGAACGATTGCCTATGAGAAAAAATCAAAGGCTCTTTCCATGAAAAGAAAGAAGGATTATCTTTCTATGCTGATCCAGAATCCACTTCGAAGTTTTGCTTATGTGGAGTCCAGCAAAATGGCTGCATCCAGAGTGAGAAGCTATATGGATAAAGAGGATGCAAAAGTACTTCTTGTTACCAGTGTGATGGAAAATGAAGGAAAATCCACAGTAGCAGCAAATCTGGCACTGTCACTTGCGCAGGAAGGAAGCAGAGTTATGCTGATAGACTGTGATTTCCGAAAACCGGCACAGTACAAAATTTTTAATGTCCGTGATAATGAAGAGACGGATCTAGGAGATGTACTGATCAACCATGCAAGTACGGAGAAGATTATCCGGAACTGGAATAATTCCGGTCTGTATATGATTTTAAATAAAACTTCTTCAAATGCAATCGAAACTCTGCTGAAAAGCATGACGCTCAAACAGATCATCGCTTTTTGCCGTGAAAAAATGGACTATGTAGTTATCGACACTTCTCCGCTTGCCCTTGTGGCAGATACAGAGGAGCTGGCACAGATGACAGATGCTTCTGTGCTGGTAGTAAGACAGGACACGGTATTGACGAAGGACATTAATGATGCAATCGATATACTGAACAATACCAGAGGAAAAGTACTTGGCTGCATCCTGAATGGTGTGACGTCACAAAATATGGCAGGAAGCGGACATTACGGATGTGGAGGACATTATGGGAAGCGAGCGTAATACAGAGATGGATTCCGGAATTCTGTATTTTACTACGATTCTGGATGATATGTGGCGAGGATTTAAGAAGTTTTTCCTCCTGTGTTTTCTGCTTATGGCAGTCTGTGGAGCCGTTATGTATATGAGAGAAAAGACAAATTATACTCCGGTATATCAGGCATATTCTTCTTTTGTTGTGGAGACTAAGACGGCATACGGATACAATCAGAGCTATTCGGATGAAACAACAGCAGGACAGCTCAGTAAAACATTTCCATATATCCTGACCAGTGGTGCACTTTCGGATATTGTGGCAGAAAGTCTCGGGGTTGATTCGATACCAGCAAGTATTTCAGCAGAAGCAATTCAGGATACATCAATTTTTACGATCAATGTAACTGCTTCTGATCCCCAGATTGCTTACGATGTGCTGCAGGCAGTTATCCAATACTATCCGCAGGTTGCAGAATATATTATAGGAGATACACAGCTGACGCTGATGGATGAAAGTGGCATTCCGGAAAAACCACAGAATCCGCAGAATTTTACAGGAGCAGTTGCAAAAGGTGTGGCTGCGGGGGCGGTAGTTAGTATTTTCCTTTTATTTGTATATGCATCAACAAGAAAAACAGTACGAAGGGAAGAGGACCTGAAAAACTATCTGAGTATTGCATATCTTGGAAGCGTGCCAAAATCACATGGAAAAAGACGCAAAAGTAAAAAAACAGTACTTCTTGACGGGAAAGGAAATACAACAGTCCTTCGGGAAAGCTTCCGAACGATTCGCACGCGAGTGACAAAAAATGCAGAAGAGAATGGAATAAAAAGTCTGATCGTGACCAGTGCCATATCCGATGAAGGAAAAACAACAGTGGCAGTAAACCTTGCAATTTCTCTTGCCAAAAAAGGAAAGAAAGTTGCTTTGCTTGATGGAGATCTCAGACATCCATCTGTTGCATTGTCTATGGGAATTCGGACAAAAAAGTATGGGATTGCAGATGTTTTGAATAAAAAAGCAGATCTCAAATCGATTATGCTCCGCTACGGCGAGTATGAGCTGGACATTCTGCCGGGAAAAGAGATGGTAAAAAATCCAACCGAACTGATTGGAAACGGATATCTGGAACGGCTGTTAAAGGTACTTCGTAAAAATTATGATTATGTGATCGTAGATACGCCGCCATGTGGCATGCTTTCGGACGCATCAGCAATCGCCCGTATGACAGATGGAGCAGTCATGGTAGTACGTCAGGACTCTGCACGCATAGACAGAATTCTGAACGGAGTAGAAAATATTGCAGATACAGGTGTAAATCTGATCGGGTATGTACTGAATGGAACAGAGATGGGAATTACCGGTTATGGATACGGTTACGGATATGGCTACGGGTATGGCTACGGATATGGCTATGGCTATGGCCATTACGGCTACTATGGGAAAAAAGGATGAAGAGAAAGAAAATAAATTATCAGTTGTTATTAAGAAGAGTCTGTCTGATCGTTCTGGATATCGTATTAATCATTATTTCGTCTCTGATGGCATTACTTACAAGATTTGAATTTGATATCGAACAGATACCAGAAGAATTTCTTGATGTGCTTGTGAGTTATGGTATTTTGATGATCTTTGTGACGCTGAGTGTTTTTGCAGTGTTTCGAATCTACAGCAGTCTGTGGGAATATGCCGGGTTAGAAGAGACTTTTAAGATCATTGGTGCAGTTGTTGTTTCTTCTCTATGTGATATGGCAATAGTCGTTGGATTTGGAAAACATCTTCCGCGAAGCTATTATGTGATCCGCACGTTTTATTTGATCGCGCTGGTAGGTGGAAGCAGATTCTTTTACAGACTGCTCCGACTTCGGTACCGAAAGAGACAGCATTATTCAATAAAAAAGAAAAAGAAAATCATGCTGATCGGGGCGGGAGAAGCCGGAAGAACATTGATCCAGGAGATTCAGAACAGTCGATATCTGGATCAGAAAATCTGCTGTGTGATTGATGATAACCGCCGTAAGATCGGACGTTATATACTGGGAATCCGTGTGGTGGGTGACAGGAATGCGATAAAAAGAAG contains the following coding sequences:
- a CDS encoding immunoglobulin-like domain-containing protein gives rise to the protein MKKLRILGIVVFVIAAVSFGYFKYEQINSKDNQAPVITMDADSVEVSCQAGDEEFLKGITAKDSKDGDVTSSLIVESISNFMENHTRNMTVVAFDSDNHATKATRKIAYTDYTAPTFSLTEPLRFAMNTQDIMGTLTCVDVLDGDVTGKIKMSSEYYVQADTPGEYPMVYQVANSAGDVQKLPVTVEIYDPSKEAQKPLIELSQYLVYTPTGTAIDPWSYVEQITMGGIKFQRGEDGVLRDPNPAEKQERTAITADEVQITNQADFNTPGTYEILYQITDDSGKESVTGQVRLIVVVR
- a CDS encoding tyrosine-protein kinase family protein — encoded protein: MEERIDNETVQQIDLISMLKDIGREWLTILLLAIAAALFADIWICATYQPEYRTSTTFVVTAKGMNNNIYQNLNSTKELAGQFTEILGSNVLKKKVAQDLGVNSLEVETSVDLVPETNLITLSVKAGTAAESYRILQSVMENYNTVSDYAIKNVIIETIQQPSVAMAPINPLDEKRTVMKVFAVAAGCLIALLAGISYIRDTIKNPGEVSTKLDTRLLGTIAYEKKSKALSMKRKKDYLSMLIQNPLRSFAYVESSKMAASRVRSYMDKEDAKVLLVTSVMENEGKSTVAANLALSLAQEGSRVMLIDCDFRKPAQYKIFNVRDNEETDLGDVLINHASTEKIIRNWNNSGLYMILNKTSSNAIETLLKSMTLKQIIAFCREKMDYVVIDTSPLALVADTEELAQMTDASVLVVRQDTVLTKDINDAIDILNNTRGKVLGCILNGVTSQNMAGSGHYGCGGHYGKRA
- a CDS encoding polysaccharide biosynthesis tyrosine autokinase; this encodes MGSERNTEMDSGILYFTTILDDMWRGFKKFFLLCFLLMAVCGAVMYMREKTNYTPVYQAYSSFVVETKTAYGYNQSYSDETTAGQLSKTFPYILTSGALSDIVAESLGVDSIPASISAEAIQDTSIFTINVTASDPQIAYDVLQAVIQYYPQVAEYIIGDTQLTLMDESGIPEKPQNPQNFTGAVAKGVAAGAVVSIFLLFVYASTRKTVRREEDLKNYLSIAYLGSVPKSHGKRRKSKKTVLLDGKGNTTVLRESFRTIRTRVTKNAEENGIKSLIVTSAISDEGKTTVAVNLAISLAKKGKKVALLDGDLRHPSVALSMGIRTKKYGIADVLNKKADLKSIMLRYGEYELDILPGKEMVKNPTELIGNGYLERLLKVLRKNYDYVIVDTPPCGMLSDASAIARMTDGAVMVVRQDSARIDRILNGVENIADTGVNLIGYVLNGTEMGITGYGYGYGYGYGYGYGYGYGYGHYGYYGKKG